The Micromonospora sp. M71_S20 genome has a window encoding:
- a CDS encoding class I SAM-dependent methyltransferase codes for MTATAPTQRYQFRNSPHQLHPLQEMLDPVTFDDLARLGVTAGHTALDVGAGAGSIAQHLCELVGDAGKVIAVDIDTSMLDPTGVLDVYQRDLRTQPLPVEPGTIDIATARCVLEHLPNRHLLLHQMINALRPGGHLVLGEIVYAPVSAHAPADSDNELITRVVHTILDILAARGVDLHWGDKVPSALLANGFEQVHTRWSAETWAGGSAGCRLYADNATQLRDRLLAEELSHDELDRFAELMTDPTVLVRGYQFASTTARKPL; via the coding sequence ATGACGGCCACCGCACCCACGCAGCGCTACCAGTTCCGCAACAGCCCCCACCAGCTCCACCCCCTGCAGGAGATGCTCGACCCGGTCACCTTCGACGACCTGGCCCGCCTGGGCGTCACCGCCGGGCACACCGCCCTCGACGTCGGAGCCGGCGCCGGCTCCATCGCCCAGCACCTGTGCGAACTGGTCGGTGACGCGGGGAAGGTCATCGCCGTCGACATCGACACCAGCATGCTCGACCCCACCGGCGTTCTTGACGTCTACCAGCGCGACCTACGCACCCAACCACTGCCGGTCGAACCCGGCACCATCGACATCGCCACCGCCCGCTGCGTCCTGGAACATCTGCCGAACCGGCACCTGCTGCTCCACCAGATGATCAACGCGCTGCGCCCCGGCGGACACCTCGTCCTCGGCGAGATCGTCTACGCACCCGTGTCCGCGCACGCCCCCGCCGACAGCGACAACGAACTCATCACCCGCGTCGTGCACACCATCCTCGACATCCTCGCCGCTCGCGGTGTCGACCTGCACTGGGGCGACAAGGTTCCCTCCGCCCTGCTCGCCAACGGCTTCGAGCAGGTCCACACCCGCTGGTCCGCCGAGACCTGGGCCGGAGGCAGCGCCGGCTGCCGCCTGTACGCCGACAACGCCACCCAGCTACGCGACCGGCTCCTCGCCGAGGAACTGTCCCACGACGAGCTGGACCGGTTCGCCGAGCTGATGACCGATCCAACGGTGCTGGTACGCGGCTACCAGTTCGCATCCACCACCGCCCGCAAGCCCCTCTGA
- a CDS encoding site-specific integrase, with protein MPDGSIFKRCGCRQPDTGKPFGNACPKLRRPNRAWSSEHGHWAYQLELPATGDGRRRQLRRAGLDSRREAAAELDHARALLALAGHDRRRRTEIADLLQATVRAGGVLPDIDGVRQRLRGDGPLAQMPTVAEYLIQWVNELTIDANTIRGYESIVRVHLIPHLGQIPLDKLRTGHVRAMFTAIENRNEEIRTAKASTDPGVRATVTGVRLTGPSTRQRIRACLRKAINDALADELIVGSNPAALVKTPASRPLPVVWEDERVQRWEATGEVPGPVMVWTDTQIVRFLDYAAAHAPDLYPMWHYMAYRGPRRGEACGLRDSDVRLDRRETTINNQIATHGYTTVQKPPKSRAGTRDLMLDAETVKVLAAYKARRAAWQLAAGSSWPDTGLFFVRPDGQPWHPNAVTQRFRRLVRKAGLPPIRLHDLRHGAATVALDAGVDIKVLAEQLGHSTTTLTRDTYQSVTKELHRSAAEAVARTIDRRRPKTA; from the coding sequence ATGCCAGACGGAAGCATCTTCAAACGCTGCGGATGCCGCCAGCCCGACACCGGCAAGCCCTTCGGCAACGCCTGCCCGAAACTGCGCCGACCGAACCGCGCCTGGAGTTCCGAGCACGGCCACTGGGCCTACCAACTCGAACTTCCCGCCACCGGCGACGGCCGCCGCCGGCAACTGCGCCGCGCCGGGCTGGACAGCCGACGTGAGGCCGCCGCCGAACTCGACCACGCCCGCGCGCTTCTCGCGCTGGCCGGACACGACCGCCGCCGCCGTACCGAGATCGCCGACCTGCTCCAGGCCACGGTCCGTGCCGGCGGCGTCCTTCCCGACATCGACGGCGTACGTCAGCGGCTGCGCGGCGACGGCCCACTCGCACAGATGCCGACCGTGGCCGAGTACCTCATCCAATGGGTCAACGAGCTCACCATCGACGCCAACACCATCCGTGGCTACGAGTCGATCGTGCGGGTACACCTCATCCCGCATCTCGGCCAGATCCCCCTGGACAAGCTGCGTACCGGCCACGTCCGTGCCATGTTCACCGCCATCGAGAACCGCAACGAGGAGATCCGTACCGCGAAAGCCAGCACCGATCCCGGGGTCCGCGCCACGGTTACCGGTGTCCGTCTGACCGGGCCCTCGACCCGTCAGCGCATCCGCGCCTGCCTACGCAAGGCGATCAACGACGCCCTCGCCGACGAACTCATCGTCGGCTCCAACCCCGCGGCGCTGGTCAAGACTCCCGCCAGCCGGCCGCTGCCCGTCGTCTGGGAGGACGAACGGGTACAGCGGTGGGAGGCCACCGGGGAGGTGCCCGGCCCCGTGATGGTGTGGACCGACACGCAGATCGTGCGGTTCCTCGACTACGCAGCCGCTCACGCCCCCGACCTGTACCCGATGTGGCACTACATGGCCTACCGCGGGCCCCGCCGTGGTGAGGCGTGCGGGTTGCGCGACAGCGACGTCCGCCTCGACCGCCGCGAGACGACGATCAACAACCAGATCGCCACCCACGGCTACACGACGGTGCAGAAGCCTCCCAAGAGCAGGGCCGGCACCCGCGACCTGATGCTCGACGCCGAGACCGTCAAGGTCCTCGCCGCCTACAAGGCCCGCCGCGCCGCCTGGCAGCTTGCCGCCGGCAGCAGCTGGCCCGACACCGGCCTGTTCTTCGTGCGGCCCGACGGGCAGCCCTGGCACCCCAACGCCGTCACCCAACGCTTCCGCAGGCTCGTCCGAAAAGCTGGGCTGCCTCCGATCCGGCTGCACGACCTCCGCCACGGCGCCGCTACCGTGGCCCTCGATGCCGGTGTCGACATCAAGGTCCTCGCCGAACAACTCGGCCATTCCACCACGACCCTCACCCGGGACACCTACCAGAGTGTCACCAAGGAACTGCACCGCAGCGCCGCCGAAGCGGTGGCCAGGACGATCGACCGGCGCCGCCCGAAGACCGCGTAA
- a CDS encoding helix-turn-helix domain-containing protein — protein sequence MTWTVERITALGTTTDLATAAAILGISRSAAYKLAARGAFPTPLFRAGAHYRVPTAPILRALHLEPPAPSVNGTDDATGHDTGGHMAGGTDATGREPR from the coding sequence ATGACCTGGACCGTGGAACGCATCACGGCGCTGGGCACGACCACGGACCTCGCGACCGCCGCGGCCATTCTCGGCATATCCCGCTCGGCGGCCTACAAGCTCGCAGCACGCGGCGCCTTCCCGACGCCCCTGTTCCGCGCCGGTGCCCACTACCGCGTACCAACCGCCCCGATCCTGCGGGCCCTGCACCTTGAGCCACCAGCGCCGTCGGTCAACGGCACCGACGACGCTACGGGGCATGACACCGGCGGGCACATGGCCGGCGGCACGGACGCCACCGGCCGGGAACCGCGCTGA
- a CDS encoding TRM11 family methyltransferase — MGEHRRDPVAARPDGRATTSGAADSAGGERHPAAAERLSVWATAQATGPVQRRGRYVRESVQHPARMLPAIAAHAVAAYTAPGDLVLDPMCGIGTTLVEAIHAGRDAIGVEYESRWSDIADANIKHAHTHGATGRAGVIRGDSTSILSLVPAALAGQVALVVTSPPYGPTVHGLVRPGADGVAKFDNTYNDGTDRGNLAYRDLTGLADGFARILAGCHTLLKPGGVVVVTARPWRKQGELVDLPSAVIGAGTRAGLTPVDRCVALLAAVRDGGLVARPSFFQLQAVRRARAAGTPMHLIAHEDVLVFIKSPAAEAGTVL; from the coding sequence GTGGGTGAGCATCGCAGAGACCCCGTAGCGGCCCGGCCCGACGGGCGGGCCACCACCAGCGGCGCCGCGGACAGTGCCGGCGGAGAACGGCACCCCGCTGCGGCGGAGCGGCTGTCGGTCTGGGCCACCGCGCAGGCCACCGGCCCCGTCCAGCGCCGCGGCCGGTACGTCCGCGAGTCGGTGCAACACCCGGCACGGATGCTTCCGGCGATCGCCGCGCACGCCGTGGCCGCCTACACCGCGCCCGGGGACCTGGTGCTCGACCCGATGTGCGGGATCGGCACGACCCTGGTCGAGGCGATCCACGCCGGCCGCGACGCGATCGGGGTCGAGTACGAGTCCCGCTGGTCCGACATTGCCGACGCCAACATCAAGCACGCCCACACCCATGGCGCCACCGGCCGAGCCGGTGTCATCCGTGGCGACTCCACCAGCATCCTGTCGCTGGTGCCGGCGGCCCTGGCCGGCCAGGTAGCTCTCGTGGTGACCTCGCCGCCGTACGGGCCGACCGTGCACGGCCTGGTCCGGCCCGGCGCCGACGGCGTGGCGAAATTCGACAACACCTACAACGACGGTACGGATCGGGGGAACCTCGCCTACCGCGACCTCACCGGGCTCGCCGACGGATTCGCCCGGATCCTCGCCGGCTGCCACACCCTGCTCAAGCCCGGCGGAGTCGTCGTCGTGACCGCCCGACCATGGCGCAAGCAGGGCGAACTGGTGGACCTTCCGTCAGCCGTCATCGGCGCTGGCACACGGGCCGGCCTCACTCCCGTCGACCGGTGCGTGGCGCTACTCGCCGCCGTCCGAGACGGCGGACTCGTGGCCCGACCCTCGTTCTTCCAACTACAGGCCGTACGCAGGGCTCGGGCGGCCGGCACCCCCATGCACCTGATCGCGCACGAGGACGTCCTCGTGTTCATCAAGAGTCCGGCGGCGGAAGCCGGAACGGTGCTCTGA
- a CDS encoding AAA domain-containing protein has translation MPLDEGTTLLRGRYELGTRRSAAGDAEAWTAYDEDGLQYLARTWAYDGDEPDPVQRALWDAELRTLYKVGSSPGADDTLAVLKDAGLDRNAKSFVMVLQAPGYGSVADALAARAEHGWLSSRDPADRRELWRAAGRVAAGLAVLHSQHVLHRDVGAAALLYLPDEPTESIRLGGFEWSVRLGRPLDADPPVSWSSPPERLAGDTAAWRPDDDWFGFGMLCARLVLNLEPYANNAPSDRYNRVVKAIESATTTLTEPERALLLRLIDPNPLERMTRPHDVQIAVHGIVALLAAPPAARADDRPFTLIVNPKQTLLYDYLLERGLREHLGLDEGQPYDPRNVAHTDGLTVFLRRDLDGGSLYAVPKQETVLLVGRRTVVRLRKYSDRGEAPTWQIAFCIGPAQLTNSEGGSARVRLPAGRLAVRSTRAAHNDRGLALASATWDTVLPRIDRGADMARDLAQFHQFVRATHQIELLMLDATIFPIELVAGPDQADEPGYEEITVRERLRPANRQVLAFLHNDDLAGFLQRELEAGKPDSGSVILSGEHGDALALPAGGKDNQWRVHAVDDTARTATLRRPTFDPDRPPPPERGYLRGAGMPGNLKLIRRRKQAIDALDRHSYLLRSLAAPGQVYIDTGAADLPVRLAPETVDEAKRRAIEDILRVRPIYALQGPPGTGKTTLVAWLLREILHDDPVAQVLVTAQAHGAVDVLRARVTEAFEGVASERRPLAVRLGSRREDDTAQDTVEDVALQVLRDSSSSLADLADRTPAQQGWLDHATAMADELASHEARGTGAADFVELVKRGANLTYCTTSAGELEAIAGDQSFDWSIVEEAGKAHGFDLALPLQAGHRWLLIGDHNQLPPYRYEDYLRGVDALDAVVEALQALPDTGPGVLDWEWVSSWRDKTTEERAAFQGYAKDWLKTFRRTFEHCQVAVGQGDAGQRLTDDSAGGAAAGVLIEQHRMHPDIGELISRAYYGGRLVNRTVQEGKPIARVLHGFAEPLDIRGKAIVWLDVPWCRDDPRTAETGPAQGRPRFTNDAEATALANFLASLMRKEPGAAELAVLSPYNQQASLLRRRMRMAALPEGIELKPTLNARPGAPGGASGVHTVDSFQGNQADVIAVSLVRNNLHDPGHGLGFLNEASRLNVLLSRAERLLVLVGSWDFFQEQVRTVELDDTANPLWHLKRIVTDLSGWFASGRAVRLGADLGGLS, from the coding sequence ATGCCGCTGGACGAGGGTACGACCCTCCTACGAGGACGGTACGAGCTAGGAACCCGCAGGTCGGCCGCCGGAGACGCCGAAGCGTGGACCGCTTACGACGAGGACGGCTTGCAATACCTTGCCCGCACCTGGGCCTACGACGGCGACGAGCCCGACCCCGTCCAGCGGGCACTCTGGGACGCCGAGTTGCGCACTCTTTACAAGGTCGGCAGTAGCCCTGGCGCCGACGACACCCTGGCCGTCCTCAAGGACGCCGGTCTCGACCGCAACGCGAAGTCCTTCGTCATGGTCCTGCAGGCGCCCGGCTACGGCAGCGTCGCGGACGCCCTCGCTGCTCGGGCCGAGCACGGCTGGCTCTCCTCCCGCGACCCTGCCGATCGGCGGGAGCTTTGGCGAGCCGCTGGCCGCGTCGCCGCAGGCCTGGCCGTGCTGCACTCCCAGCACGTCCTGCACCGCGACGTCGGTGCGGCAGCCCTGCTGTACCTGCCCGACGAGCCCACCGAGTCCATCCGGCTCGGCGGCTTCGAGTGGTCCGTCCGGCTCGGCCGCCCGCTGGACGCCGACCCGCCCGTCAGCTGGTCCTCGCCGCCCGAGCGGCTCGCGGGCGACACCGCGGCCTGGCGCCCCGACGACGACTGGTTTGGCTTCGGCATGCTGTGCGCGCGCCTGGTGCTCAACCTCGAGCCGTACGCGAACAACGCTCCGAGCGACCGGTACAACCGTGTGGTCAAGGCCATCGAGTCCGCCACGACCACGCTCACCGAGCCCGAACGGGCGCTGCTTCTCCGCCTGATCGACCCGAACCCGCTCGAGCGGATGACCCGCCCGCATGATGTCCAGATCGCCGTTCATGGGATCGTCGCGCTGCTTGCGGCCCCACCGGCAGCCCGCGCGGACGATCGGCCTTTCACGCTCATCGTCAACCCGAAGCAGACTCTGCTCTACGACTACCTGCTCGAGCGAGGGCTACGGGAGCACCTCGGCCTAGACGAAGGCCAGCCCTACGACCCGCGTAACGTCGCCCACACCGACGGCTTGACGGTGTTTCTGCGCCGCGACCTTGACGGCGGATCTCTGTACGCCGTGCCGAAACAGGAAACCGTTCTACTGGTCGGCCGACGCACTGTGGTCCGGCTGCGCAAATACTCTGATCGCGGCGAGGCGCCCACGTGGCAAATCGCGTTCTGTATAGGCCCAGCCCAGCTCACGAACAGTGAGGGAGGATCGGCCCGAGTGCGACTGCCGGCTGGCCGCCTGGCGGTCCGGTCGACAAGGGCCGCCCACAACGACCGCGGCCTGGCCCTGGCGTCCGCGACATGGGACACGGTGTTGCCCCGCATCGATCGCGGCGCCGACATGGCGCGCGACCTCGCCCAATTCCACCAGTTCGTCCGCGCCACTCACCAGATCGAGCTGCTCATGCTCGACGCGACGATCTTCCCCATCGAGCTGGTCGCCGGGCCGGACCAAGCCGACGAACCCGGCTACGAGGAAATCACCGTTCGTGAGCGGCTACGCCCTGCGAACAGGCAGGTCCTCGCGTTCCTGCACAACGACGACCTCGCCGGTTTCCTGCAGCGCGAACTCGAGGCTGGCAAGCCTGACAGCGGCAGCGTCATCTTGTCCGGCGAGCACGGGGACGCCCTGGCTCTGCCTGCGGGCGGTAAAGACAACCAGTGGCGCGTCCACGCCGTGGACGACACTGCGCGGACCGCGACACTCAGGCGCCCGACATTCGATCCCGACCGTCCGCCGCCGCCCGAACGCGGATACCTGCGCGGCGCGGGCATGCCCGGGAACCTCAAGCTCATCCGACGCCGCAAGCAGGCCATCGACGCCCTCGACCGCCACAGCTATCTGCTGCGCAGCCTGGCCGCACCCGGCCAGGTGTACATCGACACCGGCGCGGCCGACCTGCCTGTCCGGCTCGCTCCGGAGACCGTCGACGAAGCCAAGCGCCGCGCGATCGAGGACATCCTTCGGGTCCGTCCCATCTACGCCCTGCAGGGCCCGCCCGGTACCGGGAAGACCACGCTGGTCGCCTGGCTTCTGCGCGAGATACTCCACGACGACCCGGTCGCGCAAGTCCTGGTCACGGCCCAGGCACATGGCGCCGTCGACGTCCTCCGGGCACGGGTAACTGAGGCATTCGAGGGTGTCGCATCGGAGCGCCGGCCCCTCGCGGTCCGGCTCGGATCCCGCAGGGAAGACGACACCGCCCAAGACACCGTCGAGGACGTCGCCCTACAGGTCCTGCGCGACAGCAGCAGTAGCCTCGCTGACCTGGCTGACCGCACGCCCGCCCAGCAGGGTTGGCTCGACCACGCCACGGCGATGGCCGACGAGCTCGCCAGCCACGAGGCACGAGGGACCGGCGCCGCCGACTTCGTCGAACTGGTCAAGCGTGGCGCGAACCTGACTTACTGCACGACCAGCGCCGGTGAGCTTGAGGCCATTGCCGGCGACCAGTCCTTCGACTGGTCCATCGTCGAGGAAGCCGGGAAGGCGCACGGCTTCGACCTCGCGCTGCCCCTGCAGGCGGGCCACCGGTGGCTGCTGATCGGCGACCACAACCAGCTCCCACCGTATCGGTACGAGGACTACCTGCGTGGCGTCGACGCTCTCGATGCGGTTGTTGAGGCGCTGCAGGCGCTGCCGGATACCGGGCCTGGTGTCCTGGACTGGGAGTGGGTCTCGTCGTGGAGGGACAAGACCACCGAAGAGCGCGCCGCCTTCCAGGGCTACGCCAAGGACTGGCTTAAAACCTTCAGGCGTACGTTCGAGCACTGCCAGGTCGCGGTCGGCCAAGGCGACGCCGGGCAGCGCTTGACCGACGACTCGGCAGGCGGTGCCGCCGCGGGCGTGCTCATCGAGCAGCACCGCATGCACCCTGACATCGGCGAGTTGATCTCGCGCGCGTACTACGGCGGCCGGCTCGTAAACAGGACGGTCCAAGAAGGTAAGCCCATTGCCCGCGTGTTGCATGGTTTCGCCGAGCCGCTCGACATCCGCGGAAAAGCGATCGTCTGGCTCGACGTCCCGTGGTGCCGCGACGACCCCAGGACCGCCGAGACCGGGCCGGCCCAGGGCCGACCGCGCTTCACCAACGACGCCGAGGCCACGGCCCTGGCAAATTTCCTGGCGTCGCTGATGCGAAAGGAACCTGGCGCCGCGGAACTCGCCGTCCTGTCGCCGTACAACCAGCAGGCGTCTCTGCTGCGACGCCGGATGAGGATGGCCGCCCTCCCTGAGGGAATCGAGCTCAAGCCCACCCTCAACGCCCGCCCTGGCGCTCCCGGCGGCGCCAGCGGCGTCCACACCGTCGACTCCTTCCAGGGTAACCAAGCCGACGTCATCGCGGTGAGCCTAGTGCGCAACAACCTTCACGACCCGGGACACGGCCTGGGCTTTCTAAACGAAGCGAGCCGGCTCAATGTGCTGCTGTCCCGTGCCGAGCGGCTGCTCGTGCTCGTCGGCTCCTGGGACTTCTTCCAGGAGCAGGTCCGCACCGTCGAGCTTGACGACACCGCAAACCCTCTGTGGCACCTCAAGCGGATTGTTACCGACCTAAGCGGTTGGTTCGCCTCTGGCCGTGCCGTTCGGCTTGGCGCCGACCTTGGGGGGCTGTCATGA
- a CDS encoding IS110 family transposase has protein sequence MSVIIGMDPHKRSATIEVVDERARVLAVGRYGTDKTGYAQMLAAGRQYADRVWAVEGCNGIGKHIAHRLLHDGETVLDVPAKLSAQVRVFASGNGRKTDPVDAHSVAMVALRTPNLVQVQLDPDLQVMGMLVDRRDELGRARTQTINRLHRLLLELFPGGAKQFLSARQARALIATIKPRDIVGKTRRRLAVELIGELEGIDKKIKTAEKDLKELVVARSSTLMDLHGIGPSGAARLLADVGDIRRFADRDRFASWNGTAPLDASSGDQKRHRLSRAGNRRINRTLHIMAVVQLRNRTEGRAYFDAKKAAGKTSMEAMRALKRRLSNVVYARMITDHKRRQAADPGGHSGTTLQSSVTDLTPDIGPSDKPLPGPATNHPKPLVSAAP, from the coding sequence ATGTCTGTGATCATCGGGATGGACCCGCACAAGCGCTCGGCCACCATCGAGGTCGTCGACGAACGTGCCCGGGTGCTCGCAGTGGGCAGGTACGGCACCGACAAGACCGGCTACGCGCAGATGCTCGCCGCCGGCCGCCAGTACGCCGATCGGGTGTGGGCGGTCGAGGGTTGCAACGGCATCGGCAAGCACATCGCCCACCGCCTGCTGCATGACGGTGAGACGGTGCTCGACGTACCCGCGAAGCTGTCGGCGCAGGTGCGGGTGTTCGCCAGCGGCAACGGCCGCAAGACCGACCCGGTGGATGCGCACTCGGTCGCGATGGTCGCACTGCGCACCCCGAACCTCGTGCAAGTCCAGCTCGACCCGGACCTGCAGGTGATGGGAATGCTGGTCGACCGTCGCGACGAGTTGGGCCGCGCCAGGACGCAGACCATCAACCGGCTGCACCGGCTGCTGCTGGAGCTTTTTCCCGGCGGGGCAAAGCAATTCCTGTCCGCACGACAGGCACGGGCGCTGATCGCGACCATCAAACCCCGCGACATCGTGGGCAAGACCCGGCGCCGTCTCGCCGTCGAGCTCATCGGTGAACTCGAGGGCATCGACAAGAAGATCAAGACCGCGGAGAAGGACCTCAAGGAACTGGTGGTCGCCCGCAGCTCCACCCTGATGGACCTGCACGGCATCGGCCCCTCAGGTGCAGCCCGGCTGCTGGCAGACGTCGGCGACATCCGCCGCTTCGCCGACCGCGACCGGTTCGCGTCCTGGAACGGCACCGCCCCGCTGGACGCCTCCTCCGGCGACCAGAAGCGTCACCGACTCTCCCGCGCCGGCAACCGCCGCATCAACCGCACACTGCACATCATGGCCGTCGTCCAGCTGCGCAACCGCACCGAAGGCCGCGCCTACTTCGACGCGAAGAAGGCCGCCGGGAAGACCTCCATGGAAGCCATGCGCGCCCTCAAACGCCGACTGTCCAACGTCGTCTACGCCCGCATGATCACCGACCACAAACGCAGGCAGGCGGCGGATCCGGGAGGGCACTCGGGGACGACTCTGCAATCCAGCGTGACCGACCTAACCCCGGACATCGGCCCTTCGGACAAGCCACTTCCCGGACCCGCCACCAACCACCCTAAACCCCTGGTGTCAGCGGCGCCTTGA
- a CDS encoding pilin → MFPTMRARLRALTTALYTSRVIHRLVRFAVPVGAAAMVLAASTAAYAAAPDKPVTPAPNDLPTVIFNLQTWVMGILAAVATLFLVLAGVYWATAAGDPTQVDKAKGALKNALAGYGLAVLAPVLLQVVRGIVGG, encoded by the coding sequence ATGTTCCCCACGATGAGGGCACGTCTCCGTGCCCTGACCACCGCCCTCTACACGTCCCGCGTGATTCACCGCCTCGTCCGGTTCGCCGTGCCCGTCGGGGCTGCCGCGATGGTGCTGGCCGCGTCGACCGCCGCCTACGCCGCCGCCCCCGACAAGCCGGTCACTCCGGCCCCCAACGACCTACCGACCGTAATCTTCAACCTGCAGACCTGGGTAATGGGCATTCTCGCCGCCGTCGCCACCCTGTTCCTGGTCCTGGCCGGGGTGTACTGGGCCACCGCCGCCGGCGACCCTACCCAGGTCGACAAGGCCAAGGGCGCGCTGAAGAACGCCCTGGCCGGCTACGGCCTCGCCGTGCTCGCTCCGGTCCTGCTGCAGGTGGTCCGGGGAATCGTCGGAGGCTGA
- a CDS encoding conjugal transfer protein TrbL family protein, with protein MTWTLNQILDWFASLLLDCLNGLITAITHALLITPDVTSLPQVQALTGRSIWVADTVFVLAFVAVGVLTMVAGGDERARYTAKDLLPRCVVGFVTAHFSQLIAGRLIEFANALTTALTAQDFKGDRALDAVKTHLTASRDQTAGLLFIVCLAIIVFLLATTACSVIVRFAVALVLTAVAPIALACHALPQTEPVARLWWRSYVAMLAIPVVQAFVLFAGQWMLLDTGAMLPALGLPVEPGGVLNLFVVMVLLWTTVKVPGLMQHFATSGGARGGNPVGAVVRVVVVQQLTRGLRIPALRSVRR; from the coding sequence ATGACCTGGACGCTCAACCAGATTCTCGACTGGTTCGCCAGCCTGCTACTGGACTGCCTGAACGGGCTCATCACCGCGATCACCCACGCGCTGCTGATCACCCCGGACGTCACCAGCCTGCCGCAGGTGCAGGCTCTCACCGGACGGTCGATCTGGGTTGCCGACACCGTCTTCGTCCTGGCGTTCGTCGCTGTCGGCGTCCTCACCATGGTCGCCGGCGGCGACGAACGCGCCCGCTACACCGCCAAGGATCTTCTGCCACGGTGCGTCGTCGGATTCGTCACCGCCCACTTCTCCCAGCTGATCGCCGGCAGGCTCATCGAGTTCGCCAACGCACTCACCACCGCACTGACCGCACAGGACTTCAAGGGAGACAGGGCCCTCGACGCCGTCAAGACCCACCTGACAGCGTCGCGTGACCAGACCGCCGGCCTGCTGTTCATCGTCTGCCTGGCGATCATCGTGTTCCTGCTCGCCACCACTGCCTGCAGTGTGATCGTCCGGTTCGCGGTCGCGCTGGTGCTCACCGCGGTCGCGCCGATCGCGCTGGCATGCCACGCCCTGCCGCAAACCGAGCCGGTCGCCCGCCTGTGGTGGCGGTCGTACGTCGCCATGCTGGCGATCCCGGTGGTGCAGGCGTTCGTGCTCTTCGCCGGTCAGTGGATGCTGCTGGACACCGGCGCCATGCTGCCCGCCCTCGGCCTACCGGTCGAACCGGGCGGTGTACTCAACCTCTTCGTCGTGATGGTCCTGCTGTGGACCACGGTCAAGGTACCGGGGCTGATGCAGCACTTCGCCACCAGCGGCGGCGCGCGTGGCGGCAACCCGGTCGGCGCGGTCGTGCGGGTCGTCGTCGTGCAGCAGCTCACCCGCGGGCTGCGCATCCCCGCCCTTCGGTCGGTGCGACGATGA
- a CDS encoding PrgI family protein: MNPDRRDEQAVTARMPADVDAPDKVLYGLTFRQLAILAVAAVVLYGGWNALHTVVPAPVLLGAAVVLGGLVFGLAVGRRDGLPMDMWLASAVRHAQAPRALSTTDTTAKTPDWVQAPASKVMLPAPLKLPADAIDEHGEISLGAVKAAMVAATSVNLALRTADEQAALVDTFGRWLNSLSTPTQIVVSAQPVDLHSAARTLAQAAQEMPHPALADAAADHARFLDDLAERRDPLRRQVLIVTRANPGERSEHAARRRADQTVRALSGLGVTTRALDGHATTAALAAAADPYRPPRPGGLAASHTIITATPTRGPRTRRTS; the protein is encoded by the coding sequence ATGAACCCCGACCGCCGCGACGAACAGGCCGTCACCGCCCGGATGCCCGCCGACGTGGACGCGCCGGACAAGGTGCTCTACGGGCTGACGTTCCGACAACTCGCGATCCTGGCCGTGGCCGCCGTCGTCCTCTACGGCGGCTGGAATGCCCTGCACACCGTCGTGCCCGCGCCGGTGCTGCTCGGCGCAGCCGTCGTCCTCGGCGGCCTGGTGTTCGGCCTCGCTGTCGGCCGCCGCGACGGACTGCCCATGGACATGTGGCTTGCCTCCGCGGTGCGCCACGCCCAAGCGCCACGCGCGTTGTCCACCACCGACACCACCGCGAAGACACCCGACTGGGTGCAGGCCCCGGCGTCGAAGGTGATGCTGCCGGCACCGCTGAAACTGCCCGCCGACGCCATCGACGAACACGGCGAGATCAGCCTCGGGGCGGTGAAGGCGGCGATGGTCGCGGCAACCAGCGTCAACCTGGCGCTACGCACCGCCGACGAGCAGGCCGCCCTCGTCGACACCTTCGGCCGCTGGCTCAACAGCCTCTCCACGCCGACGCAGATCGTCGTGTCGGCGCAGCCGGTCGATCTGCACTCCGCAGCCCGCACCCTCGCCCAGGCGGCGCAAGAGATGCCGCACCCGGCTCTCGCGGACGCGGCAGCCGACCACGCCCGGTTCCTCGACGACCTCGCCGAACGGCGGGATCCGCTGCGCCGGCAGGTCCTCATCGTCACCCGCGCGAACCCGGGCGAACGAAGCGAGCACGCCGCCCGACGCCGCGCCGACCAGACGGTCCGGGCCCTGTCGGGGCTGGGCGTGACCACCCGTGCCCTGGACGGCCACGCCACGACCGCCGCCCTGGCCGCCGCCGCCGATCCCTACCGGCCGCCCCGCCCCGGCGGACTGGCCGCCTCCCACACCATCATCACCGCGACTCCCACCAGGGGGCCGCGCACCAGGAGGACATCGTGA